The Drosophila bipectinata strain 14024-0381.07 chromosome 3L, DbipHiC1v2, whole genome shotgun sequence region TTTTAAATTGCAAAAACTGCGGCAACAACCCCGACACTACTGCGACACGGATAAAGCATGTGTGCcaagaaaaacacaaaatagaAAATGCGCAAATGGCAAGCGAAGAGTAAAGTAGCCTTGGAAAACAACAGGTCGCACGGGGAAGGGGGAGCTGTATTTTTTCAGGGCAAGAACGCGCCGAAGGAATAATCCGCGTACCACATGTGGCACAAGCACAGATACAGCACtcgaaaatggacaaaattcCCTTTGCATGTTCGCACGCAAAGAGGACTCTTCTTTTTCACTCCTTTGTTTTCGTTCCTCGCGATTCCGTTCTGCTGATGCAGCATCCTGCGCTGATGTTTTGACTTAACGTGCTTTTATTTGGTGGTATCTGCAGATATTTGTGCAACACTTCATAAACCAAGATAGCAACACTAGcggaaaatttaatttgaagcCCATAACTTCGGGCAAACGGGCAAATATTTATGCaacatgtgtgtgttttgattaaaattggGCACAACAACGGGAAAACTAAAAGTATGGACCATGACAAATTAACTTTCTTTCCTATTATTAGGCCCACTCTATTCCCGTTACTTGGCTTATCCAGGTCATGTAGCTGGTGACGCGTGAGAATCCTTCGGGCTCACCCGCCAGACATCCGCCGGCACTGGCAAAGGAGACCACTCCGATTAGGGTTCTACTGGGGTTGTGGAGCAGGGCGCCTCCATCGTCCACGGCGCACACAGATTTCCCCGGCGGAACATCAACACACAGGGTGCTGTCGATCACGACCTTCCTACTATAGCCAGCGCGGATGCAGTCCTCGTTCTTCATGACCACCAGCTCCGTGCCCCTGGTGCCCTTGTCCCTCGGCCACTCGAAGCCCCAGGTTGTGGCACCCACAAACAGGTTTGCCCTGGAACTCTTGGCCGGGAGTTTCACCCGGTTGAGCAAAGGAGAGAGGCGCAGCTGCGGCACCCGGATGAGGGCCACGTCGTGGTTTAGCCTCGCATTGAAGCCGGGATGCTGGAAGATGTTCCGCTGAGTCAGGGTAAGCCGCAATCGTGGCAGCAGCCTTTCCAGCTGGACTGTCCGACTGCCGTTGGTGCAGTGGGCTGCGGTGATTACCCACCGGGGATCGATGATCG contains the following coding sequences:
- the LOC108131508 gene encoding serine protease 3-like yields the protein MMALYFRSRTRGWFCVGSIIDPRWVITAAHCTNGSRTVQLERLLPRLRLTLTQRNIFQHPGFNARLNHDVALIRVPQLRLSPLLNRVKLPAKSSRANLFVGATTWGFEWPRDKGTRGTELVVMKNEDCIRAGYSRKVVIDSTLCVDVPPGKSVCAVDDGGALLHNPSRTLIGVVSFASAGGCLAGEPEGFSRVTSYMTWISQVTGIEWA